The Triticum aestivum cultivar Chinese Spring chromosome 7B, IWGSC CS RefSeq v2.1, whole genome shotgun sequence genome window below encodes:
- the LOC123161492 gene encoding protein GOS9 yields the protein MSQSQSPSPVEKLGTWGGDDGVAHDITVAPQRLESITIRWGKVLDSVGFTYMDKDKQLHTAGPWGGAGGEKEDPDTITLGPSEYITQVDWSVGPFKLKEIEHCITSIKFVTNQATYGPFGHAVDSTHYSLPVLNNGSVVGMFGRAGDYLHAIGFYVPPF from the exons ATG AGCCAGAGCCAGAGCCCGAGCCCGGTGGAGAAGCTGGGGACgtggggcggcgatgacggggtcGCCCACGACATCACGGTGGCGCCGCAACGGCTGGAGAGCATCACCATCCGCTGGGGCAAGGTCCTCGACTCCGTCGGCTTCACCTACATGGACAAGGACAAGCAGCTGCACACCGCCGGGCCCTGGGGCGGcgccggaggggaaaaggaagacCCGGACACG ATCACCCTGGGGCCGTCGGAGTACATAACTCAAGTCGACTGGTCGGTGGGTCCGTTCAAGCTCAAGGAGATCGAGCACTGCATCACCTCCATCAAGTTTGTGACCAACCAGGCCACCTACGGCCCGTTCGGGCACGCGGTGGACAGCACGCACTACAGCCTGCCCGTGCTCAACAACGGCAGCGTCGTCGGCATGTTCGGCCGCGCCGGAGACTACCTCCACGCCATCGGCTTCTATGTCCCCCCCTTCTAA